A region of Bradyrhizobium sp. SZCCHNS1050 DNA encodes the following proteins:
- a CDS encoding CCA tRNA nucleotidyltransferase — MIGARVLHAPWLSSGPAARVLALLNCDGEEARVVGGAVRNALLGIAIGDIDIATTALPAEVLRRAKAASIKSVPTGIDHGTVTLVLDGHPFEVTTLREDTETFGRKAKVEFGRDWVGDAHRRDFTINALSVGPDGVVHDHVGGLADIAQRRVRFIGDPAQRIAEDYLRILRFFRIHSAFGHGAPDRDGYLACIAGRAGFATLSAERVRMEMLKLLVTDGAVGAVTAMADGGLLTAIIGGVAYLGPFAAMIGIERELELPPSAVRRLAALAVAVTEDARRLGVRLKLSNAESKALDGMGHRWWRFASADEARVRRLLYRLGETVYRDRLMLGWARARDRDDRRWRERALLPQRFTPPKLPLKAADFIARGVAEGPLLGHVLTLAEDAWLAADFPLDEASLNAIADQAAARVNRDGRS, encoded by the coding sequence ATGATCGGCGCGCGGGTGCTGCATGCGCCCTGGCTCTCGTCCGGTCCCGCCGCGCGCGTGCTCGCGCTGCTCAATTGCGATGGCGAGGAAGCACGGGTGGTCGGCGGCGCCGTGCGCAATGCGTTGCTCGGCATCGCCATCGGCGACATCGACATCGCGACCACGGCGCTGCCGGCGGAGGTGCTCCGGCGTGCCAAGGCGGCGTCGATCAAGAGCGTGCCGACCGGCATCGACCACGGCACCGTGACGCTGGTGCTGGACGGCCATCCGTTCGAGGTCACGACCCTGCGCGAGGACACCGAGACCTTCGGCCGCAAGGCCAAGGTCGAGTTCGGCCGCGACTGGGTCGGCGACGCGCACCGGCGCGACTTCACCATCAATGCGCTCTCCGTCGGGCCGGACGGCGTGGTGCATGATCACGTCGGCGGCCTCGCCGACATCGCCCAGCGCCGCGTGCGCTTCATCGGCGACCCCGCCCAGCGCATCGCCGAGGACTATCTGCGCATCCTGCGCTTCTTCCGCATCCATTCGGCATTCGGTCATGGCGCCCCTGATCGCGACGGCTATCTGGCCTGCATCGCCGGCCGTGCCGGGTTCGCCACGCTGTCGGCCGAGCGCGTGCGCATGGAGATGCTGAAGCTGCTCGTCACCGACGGCGCAGTCGGCGCGGTCACGGCGATGGCGGATGGCGGGTTGCTGACGGCGATCATCGGCGGCGTCGCCTATCTCGGTCCGTTCGCCGCGATGATCGGCATCGAGCGCGAGTTGGAACTGCCGCCGAGCGCGGTCCGCCGTCTCGCGGCGCTCGCGGTCGCCGTGACCGAGGATGCGCGCCGTCTCGGCGTCCGACTGAAGCTCTCCAATGCCGAGAGCAAGGCGCTCGACGGCATGGGCCATCGCTGGTGGCGGTTCGCTTCCGCCGACGAGGCGCGAGTCCGGCGTCTGCTGTATCGTCTCGGCGAGACCGTCTATCGCGACCGCCTGATGCTCGGCTGGGCGCGGGCGCGCGATCGCGACGACCGGCGCTGGCGCGAGCGTGCGCTGTTGCCGCAGCGCTTCACGCCGCCGAAATTGCCGTTGAAGGCGGCCGATTTCATCGCGCGCGGGGTTGCGGAGGGACCGCTTCTCGGTCATGTGCTCACCCTCGCAGAGGATGCCTGGTTAGCTGCGGACTTTCCGCTCGACGAGGCATCGCTGAACGCGATCGCCGATCAGGCGGCGGCGCGCGTCAACCGCGACGGACGTTCATGA
- a CDS encoding TSUP family transporter, which translates to MNFLAGFADISLLQLLLVASVALFASIIGGLAGYGTGALMPLVLVPMVGAEPVVPIIAISAILTNLSRVVAYISHADRTRAGIVIAAAALTTALGAYGYTRLTNAGAAFVIGTMLIMSVPLRRILRKREVRIGNGGLAAGAVGYGVLVGGTSGSGVILLSLLMAAGLEGAAVIATDAMISVATGVIKISVFGLAGVVTVQVLAFALLIGAVAVPGAFLAKAFVARMPVHIHAAILDAAVITGGGVMIASAVRHLLPAA; encoded by the coding sequence ATGAATTTTCTGGCAGGCTTTGCCGACATCTCGCTGCTGCAACTCCTGCTCGTCGCTTCCGTCGCTCTATTCGCTTCCATCATCGGTGGTCTTGCCGGCTACGGCACCGGCGCTCTCATGCCGCTCGTGCTGGTGCCGATGGTCGGGGCCGAGCCGGTCGTGCCGATCATCGCGATCTCGGCGATCCTCACCAATCTCAGCCGTGTCGTCGCCTATATCAGCCATGCCGACCGTACGCGCGCCGGAATCGTCATCGCGGCAGCCGCGCTCACGACGGCGCTCGGCGCCTACGGCTACACGCGACTGACCAATGCCGGCGCGGCGTTCGTGATCGGCACGATGCTCATCATGAGCGTTCCGCTGCGGCGGATCCTGCGCAAGCGCGAGGTCAGGATCGGCAATGGCGGGCTTGCTGCCGGAGCGGTCGGCTATGGCGTGCTGGTCGGCGGCACCTCCGGCTCCGGCGTGATCCTGCTGTCGCTGCTGATGGCCGCCGGCCTCGAAGGCGCCGCGGTCATCGCCACCGACGCGATGATCTCGGTGGCCACGGGTGTCATCAAGATCTCGGTGTTTGGTTTGGCCGGCGTGGTCACCGTGCAGGTGCTGGCGTTCGCGCTCCTGATCGGCGCGGTCGCGGTGCCCGGCGCGTTCCTCGCCAAGGCCTTCGTCGCCCGCATGCCGGTGCACATCCACGCCGCCATCCTCGACGCCGCCGTCATCACCGGCGGCGGCGTGATGATCGCATCGGCGGTGCGGCATCTGCTGCCGGCGGCGTAG
- a CDS encoding diguanylate cyclase has translation MDGRVVPQAGRSATLGRHLIRRLSTRSSSASMRAEELRARVEALNISYGVGMLPRVTISVGVAAYPEAGLDLTEILRVADGALYRAKHKGRNRVELASGRMVPPLDEVTNRAVAALDAIVARAETGTITPSDRDTDQQVA, from the coding sequence GTGGATGGCCGCGTCGTGCCTCAGGCCGGGCGCTCGGCGACGTTGGGACGCCATTTGATCAGGCGGCTCTCGACGAGGTCGAGCAGCGCGTCGATGCGCGCGGAGGAGCTGCGCGCCCGCGTCGAGGCGCTCAACATCAGCTATGGCGTGGGCATGCTGCCGCGGGTGACGATCTCGGTCGGCGTCGCCGCCTATCCCGAGGCCGGCCTCGATCTGACGGAGATCCTGCGCGTCGCCGACGGCGCGCTGTACCGTGCCAAGCACAAGGGCCGCAACCGTGTCGAGCTCGCCTCCGGCCGCATGGTGCCGCCGCTCGACGAGGTGACGAACCGGGCCGTCGCCGCGCTCGATGCCATCGTGGCACGCGCCGAGACCGGCACCATCACGCCATCCGATCGGGACACGGACCAGCAGGTGGCTTGA
- a CDS encoding MBL fold metallo-hydrolase has translation MPTRRQIMTTAIAGTAAAILGASDSGRAAGSKLVWTHFPAGPNGFFRAPVLLRGPTEALLIDGGFNYPDGRAVAAAIKASGKTLTAIYISQSDPDYYFSLKPIREAFPGVKVIAATATIEAIKGNVEKKLAVWGPQLKENGPQTMADIVLPEPFDGPSLSVDGETIEIVAAEGLANRRYLWVPSLAAVFGGVMIFSGVHVWTADTQSKEQRAAWIATLDKIAARAPTVVVAGHAVADAATDLSGVRHTKSYLIAFEEELAKAKDAAALKAAMEAKFPGLGMGVALDIGAKVAKGEMKWG, from the coding sequence ATGCCGACACGGAGACAGATCATGACGACAGCGATTGCAGGGACCGCCGCAGCCATTCTCGGTGCATCGGACAGCGGCCGTGCCGCTGGCAGCAAGCTGGTCTGGACACACTTTCCCGCCGGCCCGAACGGCTTCTTCCGCGCGCCCGTGCTGCTGAGGGGCCCCACCGAAGCACTGCTGATCGACGGTGGCTTCAACTATCCGGACGGCCGCGCGGTGGCGGCCGCAATCAAGGCGAGCGGCAAGACGCTGACGGCCATCTACATCAGCCAGTCGGACCCGGACTACTACTTCAGCCTCAAGCCGATCCGCGAGGCCTTTCCCGGCGTGAAGGTGATCGCCGCCACGGCGACCATCGAGGCGATCAAGGGCAATGTCGAGAAGAAGCTCGCCGTCTGGGGCCCGCAGCTGAAGGAGAACGGCCCGCAGACGATGGCCGACATCGTTCTGCCCGAACCGTTCGATGGCCCGTCGCTGTCGGTCGATGGCGAGACGATCGAGATCGTCGCCGCCGAGGGGCTGGCCAATCGGCGCTATCTCTGGGTGCCCTCGCTCGCAGCCGTATTCGGCGGCGTCATGATCTTCTCGGGTGTCCATGTCTGGACGGCCGACACCCAGAGCAAGGAGCAGCGCGCAGCCTGGATCGCGACCCTCGACAAGATCGCTGCACGCGCTCCGACGGTGGTGGTCGCCGGCCATGCCGTGGCGGACGCCGCCACCGACCTGTCGGGTGTTCGGCACACCAAGTCCTATCTCATCGCGTTCGAGGAGGAGCTCGCCAAGGCCAAGGACGCCGCAGCCCTGAAGGCCGCAATGGAGGCGAAGTTCCCCGGCCTCGGCATGGGCGTGGCCCTCGACATCGGCGCCAAGGTGGCGAAGGGCGAGATGAAGTGGGGCTGA